GCTTCACCCTGCACAACATCACCGAAGGCATCGGCATCGCAGCCCCGATCCTGAAAGTACGGCCGCCGCTCCGGACCTTCGCCGCCCTCACGCTGCTGGCGGGAGGACCCGCAGTCGCGGGCATCTGGCTCGGCAGTCTCGCCTATGCGCCGCATTGGTCGGCGCTGGCGCTCGCCATCGGCGCCGGCGCGATCCTGCAGGTGATCGTCGAAGTCGGTGCGTTGCTGGCGCGAAACAGAGGTGGTGTCAGCGCCGCGATCAGCGCTCCGCCGGTATTGGCCGGTCTCGCACTCGGTGTGGCGTTCATGTACCTGACGGCCATGCTGGTGAAGGTCTGACGCTGCGTCCCGCTTGAAGGTCTACGGCAGGCGCGCGGAAGCCTCCGCGTCAGGTCTCGGTGCCGGCATCGTCGAACCGGCAGAAATAGGTCGTCCTGTTCGACCTGCCGTTCGTGGTCGGGACATCGCGCAAGGTCACGGTCACCACAGCGCTGCCCGCTGGTGCGGTAATGGATCCCGCAATGGTGACTGCCGGGTGGTCGTCCGGGGTCAACTCGAATGCCGTCGTATCGCCTATGGTCTGTCCGAGACGAAGAGCGCCGGTGTCGTAGTCGCCCTCGGCCGCGTAGGTCGGCTCCATTCGATTGTCGGAAACGAACAGATAATATTCCATCTCGGACCCGAAGGGAGCACGGCCCCAGAGCCACGCTTCAGCCTTTTCGCGGGACGGCCGGACACGCTGGACCAGTGCCTCGCAACCAGCCGACGACGGCGCTGTGGCCTGATCCGGATACCAGATGAAGATGCCCGTCGGAGCGCCTGCCGTTGCCGGCGATGCGCCAGCCACAAGCATGGCGAGAACAAGACCTCGGGTTGGCTTCAGGCGGTTCGCCATGACATCCCATCACGCGTTTAATCTCCGCCATGACCTCAAAAGTGGCGACGGACCTGCGCCGTCGCAGGCTTTTGCGATAGTCTCAAACGGATTTGACCGGAACATACCCCTATGGGCAAGTTGCGCGGTGTACATTTCGTTCCTTGCGACGACATGCTCTCCCAAGTTCTAAGAACGGGGTCTTGACCCTCTAGCTACTAGAGGTCCTATGACCATACTCCTGCAAAACAGGAGACTAGAACATGGCCGCTGCGGCACGCCAGACCCGTTTCCGGGTAGAAGGCATGGATTGCGCAAGTTGCGCTACAAAGATCGATACGGCGGTACGCCGGATGCCGGATGTCACGGAGGTGAACGTCTCGGTGGTTGCCGGCACGATGACCGTCACGCACGGGGAAAAGCTCGACCTCGACGCACTGGCTCGTAAAGTCGGCAGCCTCGGCTACAAGGCCGCGCCAATAGGGGCGGCCGAAAAGTCCACTGGAAGCAAGCCCGCGCATGGCGACGCCAAGCAGCATGTTCACGGCTCCGATTGCTCGCATGATCATGAAGGCCACGGCCACGATCACGATCGTCAGGGCGATGCTCACGACCAAGATCATGGCCATCATCATGACAAGGGCACGGTCGGGCACGCTCGTCCATCCGACCCAGCGCCATCCAAAAAGCAACCTGATGCTCTCGAGGGTCTGCACGGCCACGATCATGGCCCGCAGGACGGGCCTTGGTGGAAGACGTCCAAGGCGCGGCTGACTATCATCTGCGGCGTCGCGCTCGCGGCAGCATTCGTTCTCGCTCAGTTGATCCCGCAAACGCAGCCCTGGGGCTTCATTGTGGCCATGGCCGTCGGCCTGATCCCGATCGCGCGGCGCGCGCTGTCCGGTGCGATGAACGGCAGCCCGTTTACGATCGAGACGCTGATGACGGTGGCCGCTGTCGGCGCTGTCATCATCAACGCCGCTGAAGAAGCCGCCGTGGTCGTCTTCCTGTTCCTCGTCGGCGAGCTGCTCGAGGGCATTGCGACCGGCCGCGCCCGCGCCAGCATTCGCGCGCTAGCGACGCTGATGCCCAAAACGGCTCTGCTCGAGCGCGACGGCGCGACGCAGACCGTTCCCGCCGAAAGCCTGACGATCGACGCCGTCGTTCTCGTCCGACCCGGCGACCGGGTGCCGGCGGACGGCGTCGTCGTCTCGGGCGAAAGCGCAGTCGACGAGGCGCCGGTGACGGGTGAGTCGGTGCCGAAGCGCAAGGAGACCGGCGACAAGGTCTTCGCTGGCACGGTCAACCATGAAGGCGTGCTTCGCGTCCGCGTCACGGCTACAGCTGCCGACAACACCATTTCCCGCATCATCGCGCTCGTCGAGGAGGCGCAGGAATCGAAAGCGCCAACCGAACGCTTCATCGACCGCTTCTCCAGATACTATACGCCAGGCGTCATGGTGGTCGCGGCGCTGATCGCGATCCTGCCGCCGCTGCTCGCCGGCGCGGAGTGGAACACCTGGATCTACCGCGGCCTCGCGGTGCTGCTGATTGGATGTCCGTGCGCACTCGTCATCTCGACGCCAGCGGCGATCGCCGCCGCCCTTTCCGCCGGAGCGCGGAGGGGGCTCCTGATGAAGGGCGGCGCGGTGTTGGAGAATTTGGGCAAGGTCAACCGCGTCGCCTTCGACAAGACTGGCACGTTGACGGAAGGCAAGCCGAAGGTCACCGACATTGTCGGCATCGCACGCGACGAGCGCGAAACGTTGCGGCTCGCCGCGGCACTCGAAGCCGGATCGAGCCATCCCCTGGCGGTCGCAATCCTGGCGAAGGCCGAGGCTGACAAGGTCGAGGTCGTCGCGGCCTCCGAGGCCGGCGCCGTCGGTGGTAAGGGCGTCGTCGGCACGGTGGATGGGACAAAACTGTTCCTGGCGTCCCCCCGCGCCGCGGCCGAGAAGGTCACGCTCGACGAGTCGCTCTCGGCCCGCATTGCCGCGCTCAACGACGAGGGCAAGACCGTTTCGGTGCTGCTTGCAGCCGACGAGGTGGCTGGCCTGATCGCCATGCGCGATGAGCCGCGGGACGATGCCAGGCAGGGCATCGCGGCGCTTCGCGATCTCGGCGCCGACACGGTGATGCTGACCGGCGACAACCAGCGAACCGCAAAGGCCATCGCTGCCTCGCTCGGCATGGAGGCGCGCGCCGAGCTGATGCCGCAGGACAAGCAGAAGATCGTCGGCGAGATGCGCGCCGAAGGCAGGTTCGTCGCCAAGGTGGGTGATGGCATCAATGATGCCCCGGCGCTTGCCGCTGCCGACATCGGTATCGCTATGGGCAGCGGCACCGACGTCGCGCTGGAAACCGCTGACGCGGCGGTGTTGCACGGGCGAGTCAAGGACGTCGCCAACATGGTGGCGCTGTCGCGCCTCACCATGCGCAATATCTTTCAGAACATCACAATCTCGCTCGGTCTCAAGGCTGTGTTTCTCGTGACCACGGTACTCGGAATAACCGGCCTCTGGCCGGCTATCCTCGCGGATACGGGCGCGACCGTGCTGGTCACTGCAAATGCGATGCGGTTGCTTGCCTGGAAAGGGCTTGGTGACGCGTGATCCGCTTCCGACCACAAATAGAACAGACGGAGAAGCCCATATCGCCTTTCCACTTCACGCTGACGACGACGGCTCGCCGGCGTGATGGCGGCGGTGGCCGGTCGAGCAGGCGCCGACGTACTTCGTCAACGGAAAATCCTTGCGAACGTTGGGACCGCAGCAGTTGATGGATCTGGTTGAGGATGAGGTGAAACGAGTTCGTAAGACCAACTGAGAGTTGCATTAATCGGTGGATCGGTTCCCGTCGCCCGTCGTTGCCGAGGACGCTCCGGCTTGTTGCCGTCCTCTCCTGCGGATGAACGCGTAGGGCACCGCACCCAAGAGGAAAACACCCGCGAACGTCGCGTACACGGCCCAATCATACTGGATTGCAAGCAGAAGCGAAGTAGCCACGCCTAGAACCGCCGTCGGAGGAACATTCCCGATGGATGGCATTCGGAACGGCCGATTGAGATTCGGCTGGGTGAAGCGAAGCACGATAACCGCAGTGTTGATCGTGGCAAAAACCAGCGTGACGCCGAGCGAGGACAGACTGGCGACAAATTCGATTTCGCCGACTGCGGCGAAACCGCACGCCACGGCCAGATAGGCCAGCGCCCCAATCCAGGGGCTTCGGCTCGAGCCCTGCGTCCGAGCAAGTGGCTTCGGCAGGTCGCCGTCTCGCGCCATGCCGAACACGAGTCGGCTTCCGGATATGGATGAACTGAGCACGGCATTGGCGGTTGCGACCAACGCAGCCGTAACAATAATCATCCCGAAAGGTCCGCCCAATTGTCTGGCTGCGTCGGCAAGCGGAGACTGCGAGCCGGCAAGATTGCCTGCATTTACCAAGCTAAGCACACCGAGGATGACGGAGAGGTAGACCACTGTGGTGGCAACGAGCGCTATCATGAACGCGCGCCACAGATCACGGTCGGGACGCTTGGCCTCCTCGGATAGGGAGGCCATGTGTTCATAACCCGAATAGATGAAGAAGAGGATCGCCGCACCCTGCAACACCCCTGCCAGATTATCCGACCAAGCCGTGAAGTCTGGGAGCCCCCGACTTCCCGACGGAATCGCGAACAGCGCGAAACCGATCAGGCACGAGACCTGAAGGACCGTGAGCGTGGCGCTGATGAAGGAAGCCTTGCCGATCCCGGCGATGTTTATGGCGGTGGCAATCGCCATCAGCACCAAAGCGATGACAACTGGGGTGAATGGCAGGAACGTCTGGGCGTAATTGCCGAACGTCAGCGCTACTGTCGCCAAGGTGGCGGCACCATGCACTGCAATGAACAGCCCGACTGTGAAGGCCAGTGCAGGAAAGGCCGGAAACGTCTTGCGTAAGAAATTGTGCTCGGCACCGGCGCCAGGAAGCGCCGACGCTATCTCAGCATAGGAGAGCCCCGAGAACCCGGAGATGATCGCCGCAAGGACAAAGCTCAGCCAAATACCCTCTCCCGCCGCGCCCGCGGCGGGGCCGATTACTGAATATATCCCGGCACCGATGATGGTGCCCACGCCGTAGAGCGACAGCCGAATGAGCCCAAGCGACTTGGTCAGTCCGGTGTGGCTGGCGGCGTGATTTGACATTGGTTGTTCGCGTCCGAACCAAGGGTTCTATGTCTCCTAAATGGGCATGTTAAGCAGCGGTTCCTGCTATGCGTGACGAGGGCTGTGAAGGTGAGGCGTTTGTTAGGTGGAGTGTGCAAATGCAGATCGGTTTGATCTTGCGCCCCTTACGGGATCTCACCGAAGGCGGACACTCCAGGCTGTGTGCGGCGGTCTGCGGCAGGTGGCGGGCACTTCCGTTGTGGCGAACCCTGGTGGGTCTCCACGAAATCGGTAAAGCGCGCAATCAGCATGACCGCCAGCGGTCACGATCATCCAGCGCCGCTGTGCGCCAACGCGGCCTATGTCGCTTACAAGCCAGTCAAGGCGTTTCGTTGCGGATGGACGAGAGCGGATCGGTGCTGGCCAGCCAAGCGATGCCAGTCCGAGTACAGCCGGAGAGGGTGATCCAACGCAGTTATTCCAGCGATGCTGCGAAGCGAGGCGGGGTTGCGGGTTGCCCGGAGACAATGCGGCGGGCGCGCAAGCAGTGCGCCGAGAGCTTGGGTTGACCCTGTAGTGGCTTCAGGGTCTAACTTGACCACCACATGGACTTCGAGATTTCGAACATCGGCATCGTGACGGCAGTCGCGGCGGGAGCGGTTTCGTTCCTGTCCCCTTGCGTGCTGCCACTTGTGCCAGGCTATGTCTCCTACATCGCGGGCAATTCGAGCGGTCAACGCGAAGCGGGCGCCTCGGTCGACAAGCTCGGCGTGGCCTTGCTCAGCCTCTGCTTCATCCTGGGCTTCTCGACAGTCTTCGTTGCGCTGGGCGCGAGTGCCACGGCGGCGAGCCGGCTGCTTCGCGCCTACAGCTACGAAGCTGGTATCGTCGGCGGCGCTCTTGTGATTCTGTTCGGCGTGTTCATGACCGGCTTGGTCAGGCTCCCGTGGCTGGAGCGCGACGTCCGCTACCATGGCAATCTGTCGGGCAGCGGGCCGTTGGGCG
This region of Mesorhizobium australicum genomic DNA includes:
- a CDS encoding APC family permease, with protein sequence MSNHAASHTGLTKSLGLIRLSLYGVGTIIGAGIYSVIGPAAGAAGEGIWLSFVLAAIISGFSGLSYAEIASALPGAGAEHNFLRKTFPAFPALAFTVGLFIAVHGAATLATVALTFGNYAQTFLPFTPVVIALVLMAIATAINIAGIGKASFISATLTVLQVSCLIGFALFAIPSGSRGLPDFTAWSDNLAGVLQGAAILFFIYSGYEHMASLSEEAKRPDRDLWRAFMIALVATTVVYLSVILGVLSLVNAGNLAGSQSPLADAARQLGGPFGMIIVTAALVATANAVLSSSISGSRLVFGMARDGDLPKPLARTQGSSRSPWIGALAYLAVACGFAAVGEIEFVASLSSLGVTLVFATINTAVIVLRFTQPNLNRPFRMPSIGNVPPTAVLGVATSLLLAIQYDWAVYATFAGVFLLGAVPYAFIRRRGRQQAGASSATTGDGNRSTD
- a CDS encoding heavy metal translocating P-type ATPase, yielding MAAAARQTRFRVEGMDCASCATKIDTAVRRMPDVTEVNVSVVAGTMTVTHGEKLDLDALARKVGSLGYKAAPIGAAEKSTGSKPAHGDAKQHVHGSDCSHDHEGHGHDHDRQGDAHDQDHGHHHDKGTVGHARPSDPAPSKKQPDALEGLHGHDHGPQDGPWWKTSKARLTIICGVALAAAFVLAQLIPQTQPWGFIVAMAVGLIPIARRALSGAMNGSPFTIETLMTVAAVGAVIINAAEEAAVVVFLFLVGELLEGIATGRARASIRALATLMPKTALLERDGATQTVPAESLTIDAVVLVRPGDRVPADGVVVSGESAVDEAPVTGESVPKRKETGDKVFAGTVNHEGVLRVRVTATAADNTISRIIALVEEAQESKAPTERFIDRFSRYYTPGVMVVAALIAILPPLLAGAEWNTWIYRGLAVLLIGCPCALVISTPAAIAAALSAGARRGLLMKGGAVLENLGKVNRVAFDKTGTLTEGKPKVTDIVGIARDERETLRLAAALEAGSSHPLAVAILAKAEADKVEVVAASEAGAVGGKGVVGTVDGTKLFLASPRAAAEKVTLDESLSARIAALNDEGKTVSVLLAADEVAGLIAMRDEPRDDARQGIAALRDLGADTVMLTGDNQRTAKAIAASLGMEARAELMPQDKQKIVGEMRAEGRFVAKVGDGINDAPALAAADIGIAMGSGTDVALETADAAVLHGRVKDVANMVALSRLTMRNIFQNITISLGLKAVFLVTTVLGITGLWPAILADTGATVLVTANAMRLLAWKGLGDA
- a CDS encoding cytochrome c biogenesis CcdA family protein is translated as MDFEISNIGIVTAVAAGAVSFLSPCVLPLVPGYVSYIAGNSSGQREAGASVDKLGVALLSLCFILGFSTVFVALGASATAASRLLRAYSYEAGIVGGALVILFGVFMTGLVRLPWLERDVRYHGNLSGSGPLGAYLLGLAFAFGWTPCIGPILGAILTVSAVSATATDGIVLLSLYSLGLGIPFLLAAAFTQTLMRSLARMRRAGRILQIAAGGIMILMGLAMVTGQMTWFAFWLLERFPAFGSIG